Proteins encoded within one genomic window of Rhododendron vialii isolate Sample 1 chromosome 1a, ASM3025357v1:
- the LOC131301509 gene encoding GDP-fucose transporter 1-like isoform X2 — MASIRLDASKQYYATSSLVVGYALCSSLLAVINKFAITKFNYPGLLTALQYLTSALGVWVLGKLGFLHHDPFVYDTAKKFLPAAVVFYLAIFTNTNLLRHANVDTFIVFRSLTPLLVAIADTAFRKQPCPSKLTFLSLVIILGGAVGYVATDSGFTLTAYSWAFAYLITITSEMVYIKHMVMNLGLNTWGFVFYNNLLSLMMAPLFWIVTGEYADVFAAVGSRSENWFQFDAFSAVSLSCVFGLLISFFGFAARKAISATAFTVTGVVNKFLTVLINVLIWDKHAGPFGLVCLLVTIAGGVLYQQSVTGAASTAPSQRDSAASNLIDSENDDRVEDEEKGISERCLN; from the exons ATGGCATCGATTCGACTTGATGCATCTAAGCAGTACTATGCAACCAGCAGTCTTGTAGTTGGTTATGCTCTCTGTTCTAGCTTGCTTGCCGTGATAAACAAATTCGCCATTACCAAATTCAACTACCCAGGTCTTCTAACTGCGTTGCAGTACTTAACATCAGCTCTAGGAGTGTGGGTTCTGGGCAAGTTGGGTTTTTTGCACCATGATCCTTTCGTGTATGATACCGCAAAGAAGTTCCTGCCCGCAGCAGTAGTGTTCTATCTCGCAATCTTCACCAACACCAATCTTCTTCGCCATGCCAATGTGGATACATTCATAGTTTTTCGATCATTGACGCCCCTTCTGGTTGCCATTGCCGATACTGCATTTAGAAAGCAGCCGTGCCCTTCAAAGCTTACCTTTCTTTCCTTGGTCATTATTTTGGGCGGTGCTGTTGGATATGTTGCCACAGATTCTGGTTTTACCCTCACCGCGTATTCGTGGGCATTTGCTTACTTGATCACAATTACGAGTGAGATGGTTTATATTAAACACATGGTTATGAATCTTGGGTTGAACACTTGGGGTTTCGTGTTCTACAACAATTTGTTGTCTTTGATGATGGCTCCATTGTTTTGGATTGTTACGGGAGAATATGCTGATGTTTTCGCTGCTGTGGGATCAAGATCGGAGAACTGGTTTCAGTTTGATGCATTTTCTGCTGTGTCGCTTTCGTGCGTGTTTGGGTTGCTCATCAGTTTCTTTGGATTCGCTGCCAGAAAGGCAATCTCTGCCACGGCTTTTACTGTCACCGGTGTTGTTAATAAGTTTTTGACTGTTCTAATCAACGTGTTGATTTGGGATAAACATGCGGGTccctttggtttggtttgccTTCTCGTCACGATTGCAGGAGGTGTTCTTTATCAGCAGTCGGTAACTGGAGCAGCAAGCACTGCTCCATCACAGCGTGATTCTGCCGCTTCTAATCTCATTGATAGCGAGAATGATGATAGAGTGGAGGATGAAGAGAAGGGCATCTCTG AGCGATGTCTGAATTGA
- the LOC131301509 gene encoding GDP-fucose transporter 1-like isoform X1, which produces MASIRLDASKQYYATSSLVVGYALCSSLLAVINKFAITKFNYPGLLTALQYLTSALGVWVLGKLGFLHHDPFVYDTAKKFLPAAVVFYLAIFTNTNLLRHANVDTFIVFRSLTPLLVAIADTAFRKQPCPSKLTFLSLVIILGGAVGYVATDSGFTLTAYSWAFAYLITITSEMVYIKHMVMNLGLNTWGFVFYNNLLSLMMAPLFWIVTGEYADVFAAVGSRSENWFQFDAFSAVSLSCVFGLLISFFGFAARKAISATAFTVTGVVNKFLTVLINVLIWDKHAGPFGLVCLLVTIAGGVLYQQSVTGAASTAPSQRDSAASNLIDSENDDRVEDEEKGISGTMFVLSQL; this is translated from the exons ATGGCATCGATTCGACTTGATGCATCTAAGCAGTACTATGCAACCAGCAGTCTTGTAGTTGGTTATGCTCTCTGTTCTAGCTTGCTTGCCGTGATAAACAAATTCGCCATTACCAAATTCAACTACCCAGGTCTTCTAACTGCGTTGCAGTACTTAACATCAGCTCTAGGAGTGTGGGTTCTGGGCAAGTTGGGTTTTTTGCACCATGATCCTTTCGTGTATGATACCGCAAAGAAGTTCCTGCCCGCAGCAGTAGTGTTCTATCTCGCAATCTTCACCAACACCAATCTTCTTCGCCATGCCAATGTGGATACATTCATAGTTTTTCGATCATTGACGCCCCTTCTGGTTGCCATTGCCGATACTGCATTTAGAAAGCAGCCGTGCCCTTCAAAGCTTACCTTTCTTTCCTTGGTCATTATTTTGGGCGGTGCTGTTGGATATGTTGCCACAGATTCTGGTTTTACCCTCACCGCGTATTCGTGGGCATTTGCTTACTTGATCACAATTACGAGTGAGATGGTTTATATTAAACACATGGTTATGAATCTTGGGTTGAACACTTGGGGTTTCGTGTTCTACAACAATTTGTTGTCTTTGATGATGGCTCCATTGTTTTGGATTGTTACGGGAGAATATGCTGATGTTTTCGCTGCTGTGGGATCAAGATCGGAGAACTGGTTTCAGTTTGATGCATTTTCTGCTGTGTCGCTTTCGTGCGTGTTTGGGTTGCTCATCAGTTTCTTTGGATTCGCTGCCAGAAAGGCAATCTCTGCCACGGCTTTTACTGTCACCGGTGTTGTTAATAAGTTTTTGACTGTTCTAATCAACGTGTTGATTTGGGATAAACATGCGGGTccctttggtttggtttgccTTCTCGTCACGATTGCAGGAGGTGTTCTTTATCAGCAGTCGGTAACTGGAGCAGCAAGCACTGCTCCATCACAGCGTGATTCTGCCGCTTCTAATCTCATTGATAGCGAGAATGATGATAGAGTGGAGGATGAAGAGAAGGGCATCTCTG GCACGATGTTCGTGTTATCACAATTGTAG
- the LOC131301520 gene encoding DELLA protein SLR1-like has product MDPYDSSITNSAASSSSSSSCAGKPLDRIDNLLAGAGYRVRSSELRQVAQRLERLENVIVNNPSDLSHLANDAVHYNPSDLASWVDSLLSELHPPFPDHLYADRTVDTTPWMDDHHAAAQQGEIFPQQLTTTSAAVVMDEDSGIRLVHMLMTCAELVQRGDFSLAGALIDEMQLLLARVDTGCGIGKVAGYFVDALSRRLFAPQTAGLIGSTHENEILYHHFYEACPYLKFAHFTANQAILEAFDGHDCVHVIDFNLMHGLQWPALIQALALRPGGPPLLRLTGIGPPSPDGRDSLREVGLRLAELARSVNVRFAFRGVAASRLEDVKLWMLQVGHKEAVAVNSIMQLHRLLGSDPTRGSSIDIVLGWIRSLNPKIVTVVEQEANHNQPEFLGRFTEALHYYSTMFDSLETYLRHPDKAYAEMYIQREICNVLCCDGLARVERHEPLAKWRVRLGGAGFRPLPLGSNAFKQASMLLTLFSAEGYCVEENEGCLTLGWHSRPLIAASAWQAVSQPNPPLNLISHHNHNNNML; this is encoded by the coding sequence ATGGACCCCTACGACTCTTCTATCACCAACAGCGCCGCATCTTCGTCCTCATCGTCGTCATGCGCCGGCAAGCCACTGGATCGGATCGACAACCTCCTCGCCGGAGCCGGGTACCGGGTCCGGTCCTCGGAGCTCCGTCAAGTAGCCCAGCGCCTCGAGCGTCTTGAGAACGTCATCGTCAACAACCCCTCGGACCTCTCCCACCTCGCAAACGACGCCGTCCACTACAACCCCTCCGACCTCGCCTCCTGGGTCGACTCGCTCCTCTCCGAGCTCCACCCACCCTTTCCCGATCACCTTTATGCTGATCGGACGGTCGATACAACCCCGTGGATGGACGACCATCATGCGGCCGCGCAACAGGGAGAAATTTTCCCCCAACAGTTAACAACCACCTCCGCCGCCGTGGTGATGGACGAAGATTCTGGTATTCGTCTGGTCCATATGCTGATGACGTGCGCCGAGCTAGTCCAACGTGGCGACTTCTCATTGGCCGGGGCTTTGATCGACGAGATGCAGTTGTTGCTGGCGCGTGTGGACACTGGCTGCGGGATAGGGAAAGTGGCTGGCTACTTCGTCGACGCTCTGAGCCGACGGCTCTTCGCGCCGCAGACTGCCGGGCTGATCGGCTCGACCCACGAGAACGAGATTTTGTACCACCACTTCTACGAGGCCTGTCCGTACTTGAAGTTCGCCCACTTCACGGCGAATCAAGCGATACTGGAAGCGTTCGATGGCCACGATTGCGTCCATGTCATCGACTTCAACTTGATGCACGGCTTGCAATGGCCGGCTTTGATACAGGCCCTGGCGCTGCGGCCCGGCGGGCCGCCGCTGCTCCGTCTGACCGGCATCGGCCCGCCTTCACCCGACGGTCGCGACTCGTTGCGCGAGGTCGGGCTCAGGCTGGCCGAATTGGCCCGGTCCGTTAACGTTCGGTTTGCCTTTCGTGGTGTCGCGGCTTCACGGCTCGAAGACGTGAAGCTGTGGATGTTGCAAGTGGGCCACAAAGAAGCAGTGGCAGTGAACTCAATCATGCAGCTCCACCGACTACTCGGGTCGGATCCGACCCGAGGATCGTCGATCGATATCGTCCTCGGGTGGATCCGGAGCCTGAACCCGAAAATCGTGACCGTGGTCGAACAAGAAGCGAACCATAACCAACCGGAGTTTCTCGGCCGATTCACCGAAGCCCTACACTACTACTCGACCATGTTCGACTCGTTAGAAACTTATTTGAGACACCCGGATAAAGCCTATGCGGAGATGTATATTCAGAGGGAGATATGCAACGTGTTGTGTTGCGACGGGTTGGCTCGTGTCGAGCGACACGAGCCGTTGGCCAAGTGGAGGGTCCGGCTCGGTGGGGCAGGGTTTAGGCCCCTCCCCTTGGGATCCAATGCATTCAAGCAAGCCAGCATGTTGTTAACTTTGTTCTCGGCCGAAGGGTATTGTGTGGAGGAGAATGAAGGGTGCTTGACTCTCGGCTGGCATAGCCGGCCCCTCATCGCGGCTTCGGCTTGGCAAGCCGTTTCTCAGCCAAACCCTCCACTTAATTTGATTAGCCATCATAATCATAACAATAATATGCTGTAA
- the LOC131301536 gene encoding protein MOS2-like, with translation MKLSFSIPPKPSSKKQQTNLKPSPTFAAADQDPSKPTNKEYLTEFNASKTPSSAQNQPNKLVIPPIPNEYRPHKKMKNLELPLRPSDRPDLRFELENPSASDAADGGPHMSYGLNLRDSSAGNNAGKPESVERVMLEKLKEDLSRLPDDNGPDEYADMPVEGFGAALLAGYGWYEGRGIGRNAKGDVKVVQYEKRTAKEGLGFTSDMLPANNNSDKKKGGGEKGLGFSVGNVVRIVGGRDVGLKGRVVEVVLGGGFIVVKLSRSEEEVKVRIGDVAELGSVEEERCLRKLKELKIQGSKDVVSGDGGRTKFKDSHRESKGEGVEDRRKDEKRGREGGRRNEKREEMTGTTNQLPWLTNHIRVRIISKELKGGRLYLKKGEVVDMVGPTNCDISMDDSRELIQGVNQDILETVVPRRGGAVVVLYGKHKGAYGNLVERDMDKETGIVRDADTHELLNVRLEQIAEFIGDPSYIGY, from the coding sequence aTGAAACTCTCCTTCTCTATCCCACCGAAACCCTCTTCCAAAAAACAGCAGACAAACCTCAAGCCTTCCCCTACCTTCGCTGCCGCCGACCAAGACCCATCGAAACCCACCAACAAAGAGTACCTCACAGAATTCAACGCCTCCAAAACCCCATCCTCCGCCCAAAACCAACCCAACAAGCTCGTGATCCCCCCCATCCCCAACGAATACCGTCCCcacaagaagatgaagaatcTCGAACTCCCCCTCCGCCCCTCCGACCGCCCTGACCTCCGCTTTGAGCTCGAAAACCCCTCTGCTTCTGATGCCGCTGACGGTGGCCCCCACATGTCCTACGGCCTCAACCTCCGCGACTCGAGTGCGGGTAATAATGCCGGAAAACCGGAATCTGTAGAGAGGGTGATGTTGGAGAAACTGAAGGAGGATCTGAGCAGGTTGCCCGACGATAACGGGCCCGATGAGTACGCCGACATGCCGGTGGAGGGGTTCGGTGCGGCGTTGCTTGCTGGGTATGGGTGGTATGAGGGGAGGGGTATTGGCAGGAATGCCAAGGGCGATGTTAAGGTTGTTCAGTATGAGAAGAGGACTGCTAaggaagggttagggtttacTAGTGACATGCTGCCCGCTAATAATAATAGCGATAAGAAGAAgggaggaggagaaaaagggttagggttttctgTGGGGAATGTTGTGAGGATAGTTGGTGGGAGGGATGTTGGGTTGAAGGGTAGGGTTGTGGAGGTAGTACTCGGTGGTGGTTTTATTGTCGTGAAGCTTTCGAGGAGTGAGGAGGAAGTGAAGGTGAGGATTGGCGATGTGGCAGAGTTGGGTTCTGTTGAAGAAGAGAGATGTTTGAGGAAGTTGAAGGAATTGAAGATTCAAGGATCGAAAGATGTGGTTAGTGGTGATGGGGGAAGGACTAAGTTCAAAGACAGTCATAGAGAGAGTAAGGGTGAGGGAGTTGAGGATAGAAGGAAAGACGAGAAGCGTGGTCgagaaggaggaagaagaaatgaaaaaagagaagaaatgacCGGGACTACTAATCAGTTGCCTTGGCTTACTAATCATATTCGGGTTCGGATCATTAGCAAAGAGTTGAAAGGAGGGAGATTGTACTTGAAAAAAGGCGAGGTTGTGGATATGGTTGGACCGACTAACTGTGACATATCTATGGATGACAGTAGGGAACTGATCCAAGGTGTGAACCAAGACATTCTTGAGACTGTGGTCCCCCGTCGCGGGGGTGCAGTTGTTGTTTTGTATGGCAAGCACAAAGGTGCCTATGGAAACCTAGTGGA